Proteins encoded in a region of the Oncorhynchus gorbuscha isolate QuinsamMale2020 ecotype Even-year linkage group LG16, OgorEven_v1.0, whole genome shotgun sequence genome:
- the LOC124000863 gene encoding synaptotagmin-2-like isoform X1 yields the protein MRLASVQARARRAAEEREEPPPGPAPPATHHSDHQFKNMKSKFFNELTHMPNHKLKMPMWAIGAIVVVVLALVACLCFCIWKKCINKGKKPKKVRERKGGRGRRKKEGAGEGEEGKEGEGKEGEEEEKENFGKLEFTLDYNFTDNQLIVGILQAENLAAMDMGGTSDPYVKVYMLPDKKKKFETKVQRKNLCPVFNETFIFKIPYQELGGQTLVLQVFDFDRFGKHDVIGQISIPMNSVDLAQPLHEWRDLVGGEKEEVEKLGDICISLRYVPTAGKLTINIMEAKHLKAMDCGGLSDPFVKVVLQHQGKRLKKKKTTVKQNTLNPYFNESFSFEIPFGQIQKVQVLITVYDYDKLGSNDAIGKVWIGFGASGVGLRHWSDMLANPRRPVAQWHALCPEEEVDEALKKPLR from the exons ATGCGATTGGCCAGTGTGCAAGCGCGGGCTCGTCGGGcggctgaggagagagaagagccgCCCCCAGGCCCCGCCCCTCCCGCCACCCACCACTCTGATCACCAGTTCAAGAACATGAAGAGCAAGTTCTTCAACGAACTCACCCACATGCCAA ATCATAAACTCAAAA TGCCCATGTGGGCAATAGGAgccatagtggtggtggtgctggctCTGGTGGCCTGTCTTTGTTTCTGTATCTGGAAGAAGTGCATCAACAAGGGCAAGAAGCCCAAGAAAGTACGCGAGAGGAAAGGAGGCCGAGGCagaagaaagaaggagggagccggagaaggagaggagggcaag GAAGGAGAGggtaaggaaggagaggaggaggaaaaagagAATTTCGGAAAACTGGAGTTCACCCTGGACTACAACTTCACTGacaaccag CTGATCGTGGGCATCCTGCAGGCTGAAAACCTGGCAGCCATGGACATGGGCGGCACCTCAGACCCCTATGTCAAGGTATACATGCTACCAGACAAGAAGAAGAAGTTTGAGACCAAAGTCCAGCGCAAGAACCTATGCCCCGTGTTCAATGAGACCTTCATCTTCAAG ATCCCCTACCAGGAGCTGGGCGGTCAGACTCTGGTCCTGCAGGTCTTTGACTTTGATCGCTTTGGTAAACACGACGTGATTGGGCAGATCTCCATCCCCATGAACAGTGTGGATCTGGCTCAGCCACTCCACGAATGGAGGGATCTGgttggaggagagaaagaggag GTAGAGAAGCTAGGGGACATCTGTATCTCTCTGCGCTACGTCCCCACGGCCGGTAAATTGACCATCAACATCATGGAGGCCAAGCACCTGAAGGCGATGGACTGTGGAGGCTTGTCAG ATCCCTTCGTTAAAGTGGTGCTGCAGCACCAAGGCAAGCggctgaagaagaagaagacgacgGTCAAACAGAACACTCTGAACCCCTACTTCAACGAAAGCTTCAGCTTCGAGATCCCCTTTGGCCAAATACAG AAAGTCCAAGTGTTGATCACGGTGTACGATTACGACAAGCTGGGCAGCAACGACGCCATCGGGAAGGTTTGGATCGGCTTCGGCGCCTCAGGGGTGGGCCTCCGCCATTGGTCAGACATGCTGGCCAATCCAAGACGTCCCGTGGCCCAGTGGCACGCCCTGTGTCctgaggaggaggtggatgaggCCCTGAAGAAACCCCTccgctaa
- the LOC124000666 gene encoding troponin T, slow skeletal muscle-like has product MEYMGGIDHTCDQRETCGVPSQVSFVAAMSDVEEEYEGEQAEEEAEEEQEEQEEEPEEEPQEEDEGEEKLPMPKPMVPQLAPPKIPEGDRVDFDDIHRKRMEKDLIELQSLIDVHFDQRKKEEEELIGLKDRIEKRRFERAEVQRVRAEKERDRQNRIAEERQRKEDEEAKKKNEDEAKKKKVLSNMGANFGGFLQKAEHRGRGKRLTGREIKKKTLAERRPTLEIDNLREDALKQQAQEMWNWIYALESDKFDFIDHMKKQKYQIIVLLNRITSAQKFKKVHGKGKVGGRWK; this is encoded by the exons ATGGAATATATGGGTGGGATCGATCATACGTGTGATCAGCGGGAGACATGTGGTGTCCCTTCACAGGTGTCGTTTGT TGCAGCCATGTCTGATGTAGAGGAGGAATACGA gggggAGCAGGCGGAAG aggaggcagaggaggagcaAGAGGAGCAAGAGGAGGAGCCAGAAGAAGAACCgcaggaggaggatgaaggag agGAGAAACTCCCCATGCCCAA GCCCATGGTGCCCCAGCTAGCCCCTCCCAAGATTCCAGAGGGGGATAGGGTGGACTTTGAT GACATCCACaggaagaggatggagaaggACCTCATTGAGTTGCAGAGTCTGATTGATGTCCACTTTGAccagaggaagaaggaggaggaggagctcaTTGGGCTGAAGGACCGAATT GAGAAGCGTCGGTTTGAGAGGGCAGAGGTGCAGCGGGTTCGAGCGGAGAAGGAGCGGGACCGTCAGAACAGGATTGCG GAAGAGCGGCAGAGAAAGGAAGACGAAGAGGCTAAAAAGAAGAACGAAGACGAGGCCAAGAAGAAGAAGGTTCTTTCCAACATGGGGGCCAACTTTGGGGGCTTCCTGCAAAAG GCGGAGCATCGTGGGAGAGGGAAGCGTCTAACGGGGAGAGAGATCAAGAAGAAGACCTTGGCTGAGAGACGACCCACACTGGAGATCGACAACCTGAGAGAGGACGCCCTGAA GCAACAAGCTCAGGAGATGTGGAACTGGATCTACGCGCTGGAGTCGGATAAGTTTGACTTCATTGACCACATGAAGAAACAGAAATATCAG attatTGTTCTCTTGAATAGAATCACGAGTGCCCAGAAATT TAAAAAGGTCCATGGCAAGGGGAAGGTTGGCGGTCGATGGAAGTAA
- the LOC124000863 gene encoding synaptotagmin-2-like isoform X2: protein MRLASVQARARRAAEEREEPPPGPAPPATHHSDHQFKNMKSKFFNELTHMPMPMWAIGAIVVVVLALVACLCFCIWKKCINKGKKPKKVRERKGGRGRRKKEGAGEGEEGKEGEGKEGEEEEKENFGKLEFTLDYNFTDNQLIVGILQAENLAAMDMGGTSDPYVKVYMLPDKKKKFETKVQRKNLCPVFNETFIFKIPYQELGGQTLVLQVFDFDRFGKHDVIGQISIPMNSVDLAQPLHEWRDLVGGEKEEVEKLGDICISLRYVPTAGKLTINIMEAKHLKAMDCGGLSDPFVKVVLQHQGKRLKKKKTTVKQNTLNPYFNESFSFEIPFGQIQKVQVLITVYDYDKLGSNDAIGKVWIGFGASGVGLRHWSDMLANPRRPVAQWHALCPEEEVDEALKKPLR from the exons ATGCGATTGGCCAGTGTGCAAGCGCGGGCTCGTCGGGcggctgaggagagagaagagccgCCCCCAGGCCCCGCCCCTCCCGCCACCCACCACTCTGATCACCAGTTCAAGAACATGAAGAGCAAGTTCTTCAACGAACTCACCCACATGCCAA TGCCCATGTGGGCAATAGGAgccatagtggtggtggtgctggctCTGGTGGCCTGTCTTTGTTTCTGTATCTGGAAGAAGTGCATCAACAAGGGCAAGAAGCCCAAGAAAGTACGCGAGAGGAAAGGAGGCCGAGGCagaagaaagaaggagggagccggagaaggagaggagggcaag GAAGGAGAGggtaaggaaggagaggaggaggaaaaagagAATTTCGGAAAACTGGAGTTCACCCTGGACTACAACTTCACTGacaaccag CTGATCGTGGGCATCCTGCAGGCTGAAAACCTGGCAGCCATGGACATGGGCGGCACCTCAGACCCCTATGTCAAGGTATACATGCTACCAGACAAGAAGAAGAAGTTTGAGACCAAAGTCCAGCGCAAGAACCTATGCCCCGTGTTCAATGAGACCTTCATCTTCAAG ATCCCCTACCAGGAGCTGGGCGGTCAGACTCTGGTCCTGCAGGTCTTTGACTTTGATCGCTTTGGTAAACACGACGTGATTGGGCAGATCTCCATCCCCATGAACAGTGTGGATCTGGCTCAGCCACTCCACGAATGGAGGGATCTGgttggaggagagaaagaggag GTAGAGAAGCTAGGGGACATCTGTATCTCTCTGCGCTACGTCCCCACGGCCGGTAAATTGACCATCAACATCATGGAGGCCAAGCACCTGAAGGCGATGGACTGTGGAGGCTTGTCAG ATCCCTTCGTTAAAGTGGTGCTGCAGCACCAAGGCAAGCggctgaagaagaagaagacgacgGTCAAACAGAACACTCTGAACCCCTACTTCAACGAAAGCTTCAGCTTCGAGATCCCCTTTGGCCAAATACAG AAAGTCCAAGTGTTGATCACGGTGTACGATTACGACAAGCTGGGCAGCAACGACGCCATCGGGAAGGTTTGGATCGGCTTCGGCGCCTCAGGGGTGGGCCTCCGCCATTGGTCAGACATGCTGGCCAATCCAAGACGTCCCGTGGCCCAGTGGCACGCCCTGTGTCctgaggaggaggtggatgaggCCCTGAAGAAACCCCTccgctaa
- the LOC123999286 gene encoding ferritin, middle subunit-like, with protein sequence MESQIRQNYHHDCEAAINRMINLEMFASYTYTSMAFYFSRDDVALPGFAHFFKENSDEEREHADKLLSFQNKRGGRIFLQDIKKPERDEWGNGLEAMQCALQLEKNVNQALLDLHKIASDKVDPHLCDFLETHYLNEQVEAIKKLGDYITNLTKMDVVKNKMAEYLFDKHTLGGQS encoded by the exons ATGGAGTCTCAGATCCGCCAGAACTATCACCACGATTGCGAAGCTGCCATCAACCGGATGATCAACTTGGAGATGTTTGCCTCCTACACCTACACTTCAATG gCTTTTTATTTCTCCCGTGACGATGTGGCTCTGCCTGGCTTCGCGCATTTCTTCAAGGAGAACAGCGACGAGGAGCGGGAGCACGCCGACAAGCTACTCTCCTTCCAGAACAAGAGAGGTGGACGCATTTTCCTCCAGGACATCAAG AAGCCAGAACGTGATGAGTGGGGCAATGGGCTGGAGGCCATGCAGTGTGCTCTGCAGCTGGAGAAGAATGTGAACCAGGCCCTGCTGGACCTGCACAAGATTGCCTCTGACAAGGTTGACCCCCAT CTGTGTGACTTCCTGGAGACCCATTACCTGAATGAGCAGGTGGAGGCCATTAAGAAGCTGGGAGACTACATCACAAACCTCACCAAGATGGATGTTGTCAAAAACAAGATGGCAGAGTACCTGTTTGACAAGCACACCCTGGGAGGCCAGAGCTAA